In Streptobacillus felis, one genomic interval encodes:
- a CDS encoding SPFH domain-containing protein, protein MMIIVFGIILLIFAAIAISGVRIVPESYVYVIERLGKYSQTLESGLSFINPFVDRVSKRVTLKEQVVDFDPQGVITKDNATMQIDTVVYFQITDPKLFTYGVERPIAAIENLTATTLRNIIGDMTVDQTLTSRDVINSKMRMELDEATDPWGIKVNRVELKSIIPPTEIRIAMEKEMKAEREKRAKILEAQAQKESAILVAEGEKTAAILRAEAKKEVSIKEAEGRAKAIIALKEAEADGIKILNSASPSKEILALRSLESLEKVSQGEATKIFIPSELQNLTSLLAGIREIK, encoded by the coding sequence ATTATGATTATTGTATTTGGAATAATATTATTAATTTTTGCAGCTATTGCAATTTCTGGGGTAAGAATAGTTCCAGAATCTTATGTATATGTTATTGAAAGATTAGGTAAATATTCACAAACTTTAGAATCAGGATTAAGCTTTATTAATCCTTTTGTTGATAGGGTTTCTAAAAGAGTTACATTGAAAGAACAAGTAGTAGATTTTGACCCACAAGGTGTTATTACTAAAGACAATGCAACTATGCAAATAGATACAGTAGTTTATTTTCAAATTACTGATCCTAAATTATTCACTTATGGAGTAGAAAGACCTATAGCAGCTATAGAAAATCTTACAGCAACTACATTAAGAAATATTATAGGGGACATGACTGTAGACCAAACATTAACAAGTAGAGATGTAATTAACTCTAAAATGAGAATGGAACTTGATGAGGCTACAGATCCATGGGGAATTAAAGTAAACCGTGTGGAGTTAAAAAGTATAATACCTCCTACAGAAATAAGAATAGCAATGGAAAAAGAAATGAAGGCAGAGCGTGAAAAAAGAGCTAAAATACTTGAAGCTCAAGCTCAAAAAGAAAGTGCTATTCTAGTTGCTGAAGGAGAAAAAACAGCAGCAATATTAAGAGCAGAAGCTAAAAAAGAAGTAAGCATAAAAGAAGCTGAAGGTAGAGCAAAAGCTATAATTGCTTTAAAAGAAGCAGAAGCAGATGGAATTAAAATATTAAATTCAGCTTCTCCTAGTAAAGAAATACTTGCATTAAGATCACTTGAAAGTTTAGAAAAAGTATCACAAGGTGAAGCAACTAAGATATTTATTCCTAGCGAATTACAAAATTTAACTTCACTACTTGCAGGTATAAGAGAAATAAAATAG
- a CDS encoding CPBP family intramembrane glutamic endopeptidase, giving the protein MLKDLSKKERIIFVCYIIGAFLVSQFIAGFVFGVVSALKNDGNLDTYSILILSNLINIFFIRYIFYRYKINIFAEKKNKLLEIIAVIVISALFNILLGIVTSYFELSTSNQEALEVIMQGKSIIYLIIGSAVIVPIAEELLFRGVFANLFSNRKINFILSVLLFALIHGPKNVVEFIPYFLMGILFTGTYFYTGSIKLAMLSHMVNNFLAMLSFYFKN; this is encoded by the coding sequence ATGTTAAAAGATTTAAGTAAAAAAGAAAGAATAATTTTTGTATGTTATATTATAGGTGCTTTTTTAGTGTCACAATTTATAGCTGGTTTCGTTTTTGGTGTGGTATCAGCTCTAAAAAATGATGGTAATTTAGATACTTATTCTATATTAATACTTTCAAATTTAATAAATATATTTTTTATAAGATATATATTTTATAGATATAAGATTAATATCTTTGCTGAGAAAAAAAATAAATTATTAGAAATAATAGCAGTAATAGTGATTTCAGCATTGTTTAATATCTTGTTAGGTATTGTAACGTCGTATTTTGAACTAAGTACTAGTAACCAAGAAGCATTGGAAGTAATTATGCAGGGTAAAAGTATTATTTACCTTATTATAGGTAGTGCAGTTATAGTTCCTATTGCTGAAGAGTTGTTGTTTAGAGGTGTTTTTGCTAACCTATTTAGTAATAGAAAAATTAATTTTATACTATCAGTTTTACTTTTTGCATTAATACATGGTCCTAAAAATGTTGTGGAATTTATACCATATTTTTTAATGGGTATATTATTTACCGGAACATATTTTTATACAGGATCTATAAAGCTTGCAATGCTATCTCACATGGTAAATAATTTTTTAGCTATGTTGTCATTTTACTTTAAGAATTAG
- a CDS encoding M24 family metallopeptidase has product MNKLEQIFEKLEIDGLLLTDYYNKRYFTGFTGSTGIALVTKKNKYFISDFRYTEQATKQVSEYGFTFIEDNARNYNKLVELAKVDGVTKLGIDNLSLSYSEFEAISEAFSFAKLIKSSNELVASRRIKTPEEIEKIRKAIKISEEALLETIPQIKEGMTEIEVAAILEYNQRKRGASGTSFDTIVASGYRSAMPHGVASEKKIEKEEFITIDYGCYYDGYASDITRTIYFGENIEPRMLEIYEKVRKSNELGIELIKAGKTGKEIDAAVREFMGDDAKYFGHSLGHSFGLEVHEVPMLSMRDETKLEAGMTVTVEPGIYVSGYAGVRIEDDIVVTENGHEVLTSLDKKLIMVYNK; this is encoded by the coding sequence ATGAACAAATTAGAACAAATTTTTGAAAAGTTAGAAATAGATGGTCTTTTACTTACAGACTATTACAATAAAAGATATTTTACAGGATTTACAGGTAGTACTGGAATTGCATTAGTTACTAAGAAAAATAAGTACTTTATTTCAGATTTTAGATATACTGAACAAGCAACTAAACAAGTTTCAGAATATGGATTTACATTTATTGAAGATAATGCAAGAAACTATAATAAATTAGTTGAACTTGCAAAAGTAGACGGTGTTACTAAATTAGGAATAGATAATTTATCACTTTCATATTCTGAGTTTGAAGCAATTAGTGAAGCTTTTTCTTTTGCTAAATTAATTAAATCATCAAATGAATTAGTAGCTTCAAGAAGAATAAAAACTCCAGAAGAAATTGAAAAAATAAGAAAAGCAATAAAAATAAGTGAAGAAGCTTTACTTGAAACCATACCTCAAATTAAAGAAGGAATGACAGAAATAGAAGTTGCAGCTATATTAGAATATAACCAAAGAAAAAGAGGTGCAAGTGGAACTTCATTTGATACTATAGTTGCAAGTGGATATAGGTCAGCTATGCCCCATGGGGTTGCAAGTGAAAAAAAAATAGAAAAAGAAGAATTCATAACTATAGATTATGGTTGCTACTATGATGGTTATGCAAGTGATATTACAAGAACTATTTATTTTGGAGAAAACATAGAACCTAGAATGTTAGAAATTTATGAAAAAGTTAGAAAATCTAATGAATTAGGTATTGAACTTATAAAAGCAGGTAAAACAGGTAAAGAAATAGATGCAGCTGTTAGAGAATTTATGGGAGATGATGCAAAATACTTTGGTCATTCATTAGGACATAGTTTTGGGTTAGAAGTACATGAAGTTCCTATGCTTTCTATGAGAGATGAAACAAAATTAGAAGCAGGAATGACAGTTACTGTAGAACCAGGAATTTATGTTTCAGGTTATGCAGGTGTTAGAATAGAAGATGATATAGTAGTAACAGAAAATGGACATGAAGTTTTAACAAGTTTAGATAAGAAATTAATTATGGTATATAATAAGTAA
- a CDS encoding ABC transporter ATP-binding protein produces the protein MSKETNTKSRRPKNTKKTLGRLMSFIFKYYKKEMIVVLFAIVISSLASISVSLSLRYIVDDYITPLIGNANPNFIYMYKMIGFLAAIFLTGALATLTYTLLMVKITQGTLKRIRDISFRHMQTLPIKYFDKNNTGNIMSVFTNDTESLRHMINGAIPTVISSTIIIVGSFISMILLAPLLSILSILMVVSLIFITKTIGKNTGKYFGMQQKNIANVTGYIEESMSGQKVIKVFNHEKIAKEEFDKLNEELFTASSRANIFANLMAPVIGNMGNLQFVLTAILGGLLYVNNLGGLTVGILVSYLQFTKSFTQPFMQMAMQFNSILMALAGAERIFNLLDETPEVDEGKITLVNACYNDKNVLEEQGEECRHWAWRDENGNLTELKGEVRFENMTFGYNEDKVILDNLTLYAKPGQKLAFVGATGAGKTTITNLINRFYEINDGTITYDGINIKDIKKDDLRKSLGIVLQDTKLFTGTIMENIRYGKLDATDEEVYAAAKLAHADSFIHMLPNGYDTVLTTNAEELSVGQRQLIAIARAAIADPPVLILDEATSNIDTRTERIVQNGMDNLMKGRTVFVIAHRLSTIRNSDAIIVLENGKIIERGNHHDLIKQHGTYYQLYTGNVELD, from the coding sequence ATGAGTAAAGAAACTAATACAAAAAGTAGAAGACCTAAAAATACTAAAAAAACTTTAGGTAGATTAATGTCTTTTATCTTTAAATATTACAAAAAAGAAATGATAGTAGTACTTTTTGCAATAGTAATTAGTTCACTTGCATCAATTTCTGTCTCACTTTCATTAAGATATATAGTAGATGACTATATTACTCCTTTAATAGGTAATGCAAATCCTAATTTTATATATATGTATAAGATGATAGGATTCCTTGCTGCTATATTTTTAACTGGTGCACTTGCAACACTTACATATACATTACTTATGGTTAAGATAACTCAAGGTACTTTAAAAAGAATAAGAGATATATCATTTAGACATATGCAGACTTTACCTATTAAATATTTTGATAAAAATAATACTGGTAATATTATGAGTGTATTTACTAATGATACTGAATCACTAAGACATATGATTAATGGTGCTATACCAACTGTTATTTCGTCAACTATAATAATCGTAGGGTCATTTATTTCTATGATATTACTAGCACCTCTACTATCAATTTTATCTATTCTTATGGTAGTAAGCTTAATATTCATTACTAAAACTATAGGAAAAAATACTGGAAAATACTTTGGTATGCAACAAAAAAATATTGCAAATGTTACAGGATATATAGAAGAAAGTATGAGTGGTCAAAAAGTAATAAAAGTATTCAACCACGAAAAAATAGCTAAAGAAGAATTTGATAAATTAAATGAAGAATTATTTACAGCATCTTCTCGTGCAAACATATTTGCAAACTTAATGGCTCCTGTAATAGGTAATATGGGAAATCTACAATTTGTTCTTACTGCAATACTAGGTGGATTACTTTATGTAAATAATCTAGGTGGATTAACTGTAGGTATCTTAGTTTCATATTTACAATTTACTAAGAGTTTCACTCAACCATTTATGCAAATGGCTATGCAATTTAACTCTATACTTATGGCTTTAGCTGGTGCAGAAAGAATATTTAACTTACTTGATGAAACTCCTGAAGTTGATGAAGGTAAGATTACTCTAGTAAATGCATGTTATAACGATAAAAATGTACTTGAAGAACAAGGCGAAGAATGTAGACACTGGGCTTGGCGTGATGAAAATGGTAACTTAACTGAATTAAAAGGTGAAGTTAGATTTGAAAATATGACTTTTGGATATAACGAAGATAAAGTTATATTAGATAACTTAACACTTTATGCTAAACCTGGACAAAAATTAGCCTTCGTTGGTGCTACAGGTGCTGGTAAAACTACTATAACTAACCTAATAAATAGATTCTATGAAATTAATGATGGAACTATTACTTATGATGGTATTAATATAAAAGATATTAAAAAAGATGATCTACGTAAATCATTAGGTATAGTATTACAGGATACTAAACTATTCACAGGTACTATAATGGAAAATATTAGATATGGTAAATTAGATGCAACTGATGAAGAAGTTTATGCAGCTGCAAAACTTGCACATGCTGATTCTTTCATACATATGTTACCTAATGGATATGATACTGTTCTTACAACTAATGCTGAAGAACTTTCAGTAGGACAAAGACAGTTAATAGCAATAGCTCGTGCTGCTATAGCAGATCCCCCTGTATTAATACTTGATGAAGCTACTTCAAATATAGATACAAGAACTGAAAGAATAGTTCAAAACGGTATGGATAATTTAATGAAAGGCCGTACTGTATTTGTTATAGCACATAGACTTTCAACTATTAGAAATAGTGATGCTATAATAGTATTAGAAAATGGTAAAATAATTGAACGTGGAAATCACCATGACTTAATAAAACAACATGGAACTTACTATCAATTATATACTGGAAATGTAGAATTAGATTAA
- a CDS encoding ABC transporter ATP-binding protein, with the protein MKLKILNSIREYKKETILAPVFMILEVFTEVLIPLQMSKIIDVGIKNGDMPYIIKKGIILIILAALALLLGILSGRMAAIAGSGFAKNLRHDIFYKIQDFSFKNIDKFSTSSLVTRMTNDISNVQMAFMMSIRLFVRTIIMLIMSLIMIFTINPNISKIFIGVIPFLALAFYLIISNAYPYFVKSFKEYDVLNRKVQENVNASRVVKAYVREDFEIDKFSDTSNSIFRLFSKAEGFASLNSFVMQFTVYTVIILILIIGGKSIVFGNMQTGELTSVIVYSIQILMALMMISFVFVMLLISEAAINRISEILNEEPDMYNKEENIKTIDNGNISFENVYFSYSGNNGNLALKNINFNIKSGQTVGILGSTGSAKSTLVQLIPRLYDVTKGSVKVAGIDVRDYDMEVLRDNVAMVLQKNQLFSGTIEENIKWGNPDATLEDVIRVCKLAQADTFITNFTDGYQTKIDQGGNNVSGGQKQRLCIARALLKEPKILILDDSTSAVDTKTESLIKKAFFDQIPNTTKIIIAQRISSVEDADIVIVLEDGEINGIGTPSELLKNNTIYQEIYNSQVKGDEENE; encoded by the coding sequence ATGAAATTAAAAATCTTAAATTCTATAAGAGAATACAAAAAAGAAACTATACTTGCTCCTGTATTTATGATACTAGAGGTTTTTACTGAAGTATTAATACCTCTACAAATGTCTAAAATTATTGATGTAGGTATAAAAAATGGAGATATGCCATATATTATTAAAAAGGGTATAATCTTAATAATATTAGCTGCTTTAGCACTTTTATTAGGTATATTGTCAGGTAGAATGGCAGCAATAGCAGGTTCTGGATTTGCTAAAAATTTAAGACACGATATATTTTATAAAATACAGGATTTTTCATTTAAAAACATTGATAAATTCTCTACATCAAGTCTTGTAACTCGTATGACTAATGATATATCTAATGTTCAAATGGCATTTATGATGAGTATAAGACTATTTGTTAGAACTATAATAATGTTAATAATGTCTTTAATTATGATATTTACTATAAATCCAAATATTTCAAAAATATTTATAGGAGTCATACCATTTTTAGCTTTAGCATTTTACTTAATTATTAGTAATGCATACCCATACTTTGTAAAATCTTTTAAAGAGTATGATGTGTTAAATAGAAAAGTTCAAGAAAATGTTAATGCTTCTCGTGTTGTTAAAGCTTATGTAAGAGAGGATTTCGAAATAGATAAATTCTCAGATACATCAAATTCTATTTTTAGGCTTTTCTCAAAAGCAGAAGGATTTGCATCACTTAACTCATTTGTAATGCAATTTACAGTATACACTGTAATAATACTTATACTAATAATAGGTGGAAAAAGTATAGTATTTGGAAATATGCAAACTGGAGAATTAACTTCAGTAATAGTATATTCTATACAAATTCTTATGGCCTTAATGATGATATCATTTGTATTTGTAATGCTATTAATATCTGAAGCGGCTATTAATAGAATTTCAGAGATATTAAATGAAGAACCTGATATGTATAATAAGGAAGAAAATATTAAAACTATTGATAATGGTAATATTTCATTTGAAAATGTATATTTCAGTTATTCAGGTAACAATGGTAACCTTGCACTTAAAAATATTAATTTTAACATTAAATCAGGTCAAACAGTTGGTATCTTAGGATCAACAGGTAGTGCAAAATCAACTTTAGTTCAACTAATACCAAGACTTTATGATGTAACTAAGGGATCAGTAAAAGTTGCTGGTATTGATGTTAGAGACTACGATATGGAAGTACTTAGAGATAATGTTGCTATGGTATTACAAAAAAATCAACTATTCTCAGGGACTATAGAAGAAAATATTAAATGGGGTAATCCTGATGCTACTTTAGAAGATGTAATTAGAGTATGTAAATTAGCACAGGCAGATACATTTATTACTAACTTCACTGATGGATATCAAACAAAGATAGACCAAGGTGGAAACAATGTTTCTGGAGGTCAAAAACAAAGATTATGTATTGCAAGAGCCTTATTAAAAGAACCTAAAATATTAATACTAGATGATTCAACTAGTGCTGTAGATACTAAAACAGAAAGTTTAATCAAAAAAGCTTTCTTTGATCAAATACCTAACACTACTAAAATAATTATAGCTCAAAGAATCTCTTCAGTAGAAGATGCTGACATAGTTATAGTACTTGAAGATGGTGAAATAAATGGTATTGGAACACCTAGTGAATTACTTAAAAACAATACAATTTATCAAGAAATATATAACTCTCAGGTGAAAGGAGATGAAGAAAATGAGTAA
- a CDS encoding MarR family winged helix-turn-helix transcriptional regulator, translating into MKSNTINSLITLFKRLEKYSLNFSNFNLNNLQKYILKYIVLLSDKKDICQKEIENHFSLSKSTVSEILKSFEKDELITRVSSDKDQRIKIIKMTEKSIKIREEILKNIAKIENMLVADISVKEIDIFNNTLLKMNENLKKGENE; encoded by the coding sequence ATGAAAAGCAATACAATCAATTCATTAATTACTCTTTTTAAGAGATTAGAAAAATACAGTCTTAATTTTTCAAATTTTAATCTGAACAATCTACAAAAATATATATTAAAATATATAGTACTTTTAAGTGACAAAAAAGATATATGTCAAAAAGAAATAGAAAATCATTTTTCACTTAGTAAATCTACCGTATCTGAAATATTAAAATCATTTGAAAAAGATGAATTAATTACTAGAGTTTCATCAGATAAAGATCAGAGGATTAAAATAATTAAGATGACAGAAAAGTCTATAAAAATTAGAGAAGAAATATTAAAAAATATAGCAAAAATCGAAAATATGTTAGTTGCTGATATTTCTGTTAAAGAAATAGATATTTTTAACAATACTTTGCTTAAAATGAATGAAAATTTAAAAAAAGGAGAAAATGAATGA